A region of Lichenibacterium dinghuense DNA encodes the following proteins:
- a CDS encoding transposase produces MTEQDWTHTLAVFRACLPRRGRKATDDRLFLEALHFFSVENVRWRALPERFGLWNSVWKRFDRLSQAGVFEAFFDTLASMSDTAHLVQMFDSTIVRAHVSAAGAKGGSTDKPSVALAAASPRRSMPSPTLPATSSPLI; encoded by the coding sequence ATGACGGAGCAAGACTGGACGCATACACTCGCGGTGTTCCGCGCCTGCCTTCCCCGGCGGGGACGGAAGGCAACAGATGATCGGCTTTTTCTTGAAGCGCTTCATTTTTTCAGCGTCGAAAATGTTCGCTGGCGCGCTTTGCCCGAGCGCTTCGGTTTGTGGAACAGCGTGTGGAAGCGGTTTGATCGGTTAAGCCAGGCCGGCGTGTTCGAAGCCTTCTTCGACACGCTCGCGTCGATGAGCGACACCGCTCATCTCGTTCAGATGTTCGACTCGACTATCGTGCGCGCCCATGTGTCGGCAGCCGGCGCAAAAGGGGGCAGCACGGACAAGCCCTCGGTCGCTCTCGCGGCGGCTTCACCACGAAGATCCATGCCAAGTCCGACGCTTCCGGCGACATCATCGCCTTTGATCTGA
- a CDS encoding IS110 family transposase, with amino-acid sequence MTYYAGLDVSLEETAICVVDDAGRIVKELRAASAPGPLVAALQGLKLPIERIGLEACSLTAWLHEGLRAAGLAAVCIETRQANAAMKTMPNKTDRNDARALAQIMRTGWFRQVHVKSQQCRLWRSLLVARRTVLNEMRSIENVVRAMLREAGLKVGTPSRAAFDKRVRELCSDDTALLAMVEPLLTVLSTMIQQLARLTKQVLKIVREEKICRRLMSAPGVGPITALAFRATIDRPDRFGHSRDVGAHLGLTPSRYQSGETDIQGKISRCGDELARTALYEAANALLVRSQKWSSLRAWGMTIAKHRGMARARVAVARKLAVVLHRMWSDGTDFRFGTGPTTAPATVVA; translated from the coding sequence ATGACGTACTATGCCGGACTGGACGTGTCCCTGGAAGAGACCGCGATCTGCGTGGTCGATGACGCGGGTCGGATCGTGAAGGAGCTGCGCGCCGCGAGCGCGCCAGGGCCGCTGGTTGCGGCCCTGCAGGGCTTGAAGCTGCCGATCGAGCGGATCGGCCTCGAAGCCTGCTCGTTGACGGCTTGGCTGCACGAGGGCCTGCGCGCGGCGGGGCTGGCGGCGGTCTGCATCGAGACACGGCAGGCCAACGCCGCCATGAAGACCATGCCCAACAAGACCGACCGCAACGACGCGCGTGCCCTGGCGCAGATCATGCGCACCGGCTGGTTCCGGCAGGTGCACGTCAAGTCGCAGCAGTGCCGGCTGTGGCGCTCGCTGCTGGTCGCACGCCGCACGGTGCTGAACGAGATGCGGTCGATCGAGAACGTCGTTCGGGCCATGCTTCGGGAAGCCGGGCTGAAGGTCGGCACGCCGAGCCGGGCGGCCTTCGACAAGCGTGTGCGCGAACTCTGCTCGGACGACACAGCGTTGCTGGCGATGGTGGAGCCGTTGCTCACTGTACTGTCGACGATGATCCAGCAGCTCGCCCGATTGACAAAACAGGTGCTGAAGATCGTGCGCGAGGAAAAGATCTGTCGGCGGCTGATGAGCGCACCCGGCGTCGGCCCGATCACCGCCCTGGCGTTTCGCGCCACGATCGACCGACCCGATCGGTTCGGCCATTCGCGCGACGTCGGTGCCCATCTCGGCCTGACGCCCTCGCGCTACCAGTCGGGCGAGACCGACATTCAGGGCAAGATCAGCCGATGCGGCGACGAACTGGCGCGAACGGCCCTGTACGAGGCCGCTAACGCGCTGCTCGTGCGCAGCCAGAAATGGTCCAGCCTGCGGGCCTGGGGCATGACGATCGCCAAGCATCGCGGCATGGCGCGGGCGCGCGTTGCCGTAGCCCGAAAGCTGGCCGTGGTCCTGCACCGGATGTGGAGCGACGGTACCGACTTTCGGTTCGGCACCGGGCCGACCACCGCGCCCGCCACCGTAGTTGCCTGA
- a CDS encoding IS110 family transposase, with amino-acid sequence MTYYAGLDVSLEETAICVVDDAGRIVKELRAASAPGPLVAALQGLKLPIERIGLEACSLTAWLHEGLRAAGLAAVCIETRQANAAMKTMPNKTDRNDARALAQIMRTGWFRQVHVKSQQCRLWRSLLVARRTVLNEMRSIENVVRAMLREAGLKVGTPSRAAFDKRVRELCSDDTALLAMVEPLLTVLSTMIQQLARLTKQVLKIVREEKICRRLMSAPGVGPITALAFRATIDRPDRFGHSRDVGAHLGLTPSRYQSGETDIQGKISRCGDELARTALYEAANALLVRSQKWSSLRAWGMTIAKHRGMARARVAVARKLAVVLHRMWSDGTDFRFGTGPTTAPATVVA; translated from the coding sequence ATGACGTACTATGCCGGACTGGACGTGTCCCTGGAAGAGACCGCGATCTGCGTGGTCGATGACGCGGGTCGGATCGTGAAGGAGCTGCGCGCCGCGAGCGCGCCAGGGCCGCTGGTTGCGGCCCTGCAGGGCTTGAAGCTGCCGATCGAGCGGATCGGCCTCGAAGCCTGCTCGTTGACGGCTTGGCTGCACGAGGGCCTGCGCGCGGCGGGGCTGGCGGCGGTCTGCATCGAGACACGGCAGGCCAACGCCGCCATGAAGACCATGCCCAACAAGACCGACCGCAACGACGCGCGTGCCCTGGCGCAGATCATGCGCACCGGCTGGTTCCGGCAGGTGCACGTCAAGTCGCAGCAGTGCCGGCTGTGGCGCTCGCTGCTGGTCGCACGCCGCACGGTGCTGAACGAGATGCGGTCGATCGAGAACGTCGTTCGGGCCATGCTTCGGGAAGCCGGGCTGAAGGTCGGCACGCCGAGCCGGGCGGCCTTCGACAAGCGTGTGCGCGAACTCTGCTCGGACGACACAGCGTTGCTGGCGATGGTGGAGCCGTTGCTCACTGTACTGTCGACGATGATCCAGCAGCTCGCCCGATTGACAAAACAGGTGCTGAAGATCGTGCGCGAGGAAAAGATCTGTCGGCGGCTGATGAGCGCACCCGGCGTCGGCCCGATCACCGCCCTGGCGTTTCGCGCCACGATCGACCGACCCGATCGGTTCGGCCATTCGCGCGACGTCGGTGCCCATCTCGGCCTGACGCCCTCGCGCTACCAGTCGGGCGAGACCGACATTCAGGGCAAGATCAGCCGATGCGGCGACGAACTGGCGCGAACGGCCCTGTACGAGGCCGCTAACGCGTTGCTCGTGCGCAGCCAGAAATGGTCCAGCCTGCGGGCCTGGGGCATGACGATCGCCAAGCATCGCGGCATGGCGCGGGCGCGCGTTGCCGTAGCCCGAAAGCTGGCCGTGGTCCTGCACCGGATGTGGAGCGACGGTACCGACTTTCGGTTCGGCACCGGGCCGACCACCGCGCCCGCCACCGTAGTTGCCTGA
- a CDS encoding tautomerase family protein, with protein MTRIDLPAGRSPEYRAAFGDAVQHALYEALGVPMAERFQVIAEHGPSGLVIDPGYLDVARSAEAVSIQVSLNHGRDAENERRFFAALADAFHAAVGLRREDVVVNLVEVGREDWSFGDAETHLAWAETSLPQALPTGARNDDPLRTHLDRRRRELRLRGRHDRPAEGRARRRSESLL; from the coding sequence TTGACCCGGATCGACCTACCTGCCGGTCGCTCGCCCGAGTACCGCGCCGCCTTCGGCGACGCCGTGCAGCACGCCCTGTATGAGGCGCTCGGCGTGCCGATGGCCGAGCGCTTCCAGGTCATCGCCGAGCACGGGCCGAGCGGCCTGGTGATCGATCCCGGCTACCTCGACGTGGCGCGCTCGGCCGAGGCGGTGAGCATCCAGGTGTCCCTCAACCACGGGCGGGATGCCGAGAACGAGCGCCGTTTCTTCGCGGCGCTGGCCGACGCATTCCACGCTGCGGTAGGCCTCCGTCGAGAGGACGTGGTGGTCAACCTCGTCGAGGTCGGCCGCGAGGACTGGTCTTTCGGAGACGCCGAGACCCATCTCGCGTGGGCCGAAACGTCCCTCCCTCAAGCGCTTCCAACAGGAGCTCGGAACGATGATCCGCTGCGTACGCATCTGGACCGGAGACGACGGGAACTCCGCCTTCGAGGAAGGCACGATCGACCTGCCGAAGGGCGAGCGCGGCGACGTTCTGAGAGCCTTCTCTGA
- a CDS encoding sensor histidine kinase, which yields MRAPDVLPTRFDPERLRDALDNIVSNAVKYSPLGAEIVTEAARDGDGVALRVTDRGSGLRPEDFGRMFGRFQRLSAKPMGGESSTGLGLFSAKRIVDLHGGALLAESDGPGRGTSFVLRLPATA from the coding sequence GTGCGGGCCCCCGACGTCCTGCCGACGCGCTTTGATCCCGAGCGCCTGCGCGACGCGCTCGACAACATCGTCAGCAACGCGGTGAAGTACAGCCCCCTCGGGGCGGAGATCGTCACCGAGGCGGCGCGGGACGGCGACGGCGTTGCGCTCCGCGTCACCGATCGGGGCTCCGGCCTCAGGCCGGAGGACTTCGGGCGAATGTTCGGCCGCTTCCAGCGGCTGTCGGCCAAGCCGATGGGCGGCGAAAGCTCGACCGGCCTCGGGCTGTTCAGCGCCAAGCGGATCGTCGACCTCCACGGCGGCGCGCTCCTGGCGGAGTCTGACGGCCCGGGCCGCGGCACGAGCTTCGTGCTGCGACTGCCCGCGACGGCGTGA
- a CDS encoding O-succinylhomoserine sulfhydrylase translates to MTDRKSLHPATRLVHGGTLRTPFGETSEALFLTQGFIYDTAEAAEARFKGDDPGFIYARFSNPTVRMFEERMALLEGAEDARATASGMAAVTAAMMGQVKAGDHVVAAKALFGSCRYIVEDLLPRFGVDCTLVDGADLDQWRAALRPNTVTVFLESPTNPTLEIYDIAAVAEIAHAGGATLVIDNVFATPMLQSPLELGADCVIYSATKHIDGQGRCLGGVILASKAFIDKNVHNLLRQTGPSMSPFNAWVLLKGLETLGVRVAAQTAAAARVADALAELPGVTKVLYPGRPDHPQYALARRQMKGGSTLVAFEVAGGKAGAFRFANALEVIGISNNLGDAKSLVTHPATTTHQRLSQEVREGLGISEGMLRLSVGLEDVEDLIDDLRRGAAAASGGAPLARAAE, encoded by the coding sequence ATGACCGACCGGAAGTCCCTCCACCCCGCCACCCGCCTCGTCCACGGCGGCACGCTGCGCACGCCCTTCGGCGAGACCTCGGAGGCGTTGTTCCTGACGCAGGGCTTCATCTACGACACGGCCGAGGCCGCCGAGGCGCGCTTCAAGGGCGACGACCCCGGCTTCATCTACGCGCGCTTCTCCAACCCCACCGTGCGGATGTTCGAGGAGCGCATGGCGCTGCTGGAGGGCGCCGAGGATGCGCGCGCCACCGCCTCCGGCATGGCGGCCGTCACAGCGGCCATGATGGGGCAGGTCAAGGCGGGCGACCACGTCGTCGCCGCCAAGGCCCTGTTCGGCTCCTGCCGCTACATCGTCGAGGACCTGCTGCCGCGCTTCGGCGTCGACTGCACGCTGGTCGACGGCGCCGACCTCGACCAGTGGCGCGCCGCCCTGCGGCCCAACACGGTGACGGTGTTCCTCGAATCGCCCACCAACCCGACGCTGGAGATCTACGACATCGCCGCCGTCGCGGAGATCGCCCACGCGGGCGGCGCGACGCTGGTGATCGACAACGTCTTCGCCACCCCCATGCTGCAGAGCCCGCTCGAGCTCGGCGCCGACTGCGTGATCTATTCGGCGACCAAGCACATCGACGGGCAGGGCCGCTGCCTCGGCGGCGTCATCCTGGCCAGCAAGGCCTTCATCGACAAGAACGTCCACAACCTCCTGCGCCAGACCGGCCCCTCCATGTCGCCCTTCAACGCCTGGGTGCTGCTGAAGGGGCTGGAGACGCTCGGCGTCCGGGTGGCGGCCCAGACCGCCGCGGCGGCCCGCGTCGCCGACGCCCTGGCGGAGCTGCCCGGCGTCACCAAGGTGCTCTACCCCGGCCGGCCCGACCACCCGCAATACGCGCTGGCGCGGCGGCAGATGAAGGGCGGATCGACGCTGGTGGCCTTCGAGGTCGCGGGCGGCAAGGCCGGCGCCTTCCGCTTCGCCAACGCGCTGGAGGTGATCGGCATCTCCAACAACCTCGGCGACGCGAAGAGCCTCGTCACCCACCCGGCTACGACGACGCACCAGCGCCTGTCGCAGGAGGTGCGCGAGGGCCTCGGCATCTCCGAGGGCATGCTGCGCCTGTCCGTCGGCCTCGAGGACGTCGAGGATCTGATCGACGATCTGCGCCGCGGAGCCGCGGCGGCGAGCGGCGGCGCGCCGCTGGCCAGGGCCGCCGAATGA
- the apaG gene encoding Co2+/Mg2+ efflux protein ApaG: MYTAVTRDIQITVMPQYLADQSAPDEGRYVWAYTVEVANLGRRTVQLVARHWIITDAAGKVETVSSLGVVGEQPVLNPGETFRYTSGCPLTTSSGVMEGHYRMVDDRGGSFDAEIPAFSLDCPQAKRVLN, translated from the coding sequence ATGTACACAGCCGTCACGCGCGACATCCAGATCACGGTGATGCCGCAATACCTCGCCGACCAGTCGGCGCCCGACGAGGGCCGCTACGTGTGGGCCTATACGGTCGAGGTCGCCAATCTCGGGCGGCGCACCGTGCAGCTCGTGGCGCGCCACTGGATCATCACCGACGCCGCCGGCAAGGTCGAGACCGTGAGCAGCCTCGGCGTGGTGGGGGAACAGCCGGTGCTGAACCCCGGCGAAACCTTCCGCTACACCTCGGGATGCCCGCTCACGACCTCGTCGGGCGTGATGGAGGGGCATTACCGCATGGTCGACGACCGGGGCGGCTCCTTCGACGCCGAGATCCCGGCCTTCTCGCTCGACTGCCCGCAGGCCAAGAGGGTGCTGAACTGA
- a CDS encoding M3 family oligoendopeptidase encodes MFPTRRPAQHQARTGADAAALGDVPRWSLADLYPAMDAPGFAGDLADAARGAEAFAADYRGQLAAIAERPDAASRLAEAVGRYERLDEALGRAASYAQLLYTEDTADAGRAKFMADAGDRVTAVSSNLLFFTLELNGIPDATLDRLAAEEPLAHWRPWLDDIRKDRPHQLDTKLEQLFHEKAVTGRAAWTRLFDETITSLRFTVDSAELALEPTLNLLQDPDGRARESAAAALAETLGANGRTFALITNTLSKDLEISNRWRGFADVADSRHLSNRVEREVVDALVAAVRGAYPRLSHRYYRMKARWFGREQLNHWDRNAPLPAAAPAIVPWAEARDTVLDAYRGFSPVVADIARRFFDERWIDAEIRPGKAPGAFSHPTVPAVHPYVLMNYGGRPRDVMVLAHELGHGVHQTLAAPRGALMAQTPLTLAETASVFGEMLTFRAMVARASTPAARFALLAAKVEDMLNTVVRQIAFYSFERRLHEERIAGELTAARIGELWMSVQAESLGPAIRLGPGYDTFWSYVPHFVHSPFYVYAYAFGDCLVNSLYGVFSASPEGFAERYLALLAAGGTKHHSELLKPFGLDAHDPGFWSIGLGVIEGLIDELERLPAP; translated from the coding sequence ATGTTCCCCACCCGCCGTCCCGCCCAGCATCAGGCCCGCACCGGCGCGGACGCCGCCGCGCTCGGCGACGTGCCGCGCTGGTCCCTCGCCGACCTCTACCCCGCCATGGACGCGCCCGGCTTCGCGGGCGACCTCGCCGACGCGGCGCGCGGCGCGGAAGCCTTCGCGGCCGACTACCGCGGGCAGCTCGCCGCGATCGCGGAACGGCCCGACGCCGCATCCCGCCTCGCCGAGGCGGTCGGGCGCTACGAGCGGCTCGACGAGGCGCTCGGGCGCGCCGCCTCCTACGCGCAGCTCCTCTACACCGAGGACACGGCCGACGCAGGCCGAGCCAAGTTCATGGCCGACGCCGGCGACCGCGTCACCGCCGTGTCGTCGAACCTGCTGTTCTTCACGCTGGAGCTGAACGGCATCCCGGACGCGACGCTCGACCGGCTCGCCGCCGAGGAGCCGCTCGCGCATTGGCGGCCCTGGCTCGACGACATCCGCAAGGACCGGCCCCACCAGCTCGACACCAAGCTGGAGCAGCTCTTCCACGAGAAGGCCGTGACGGGCCGCGCCGCCTGGACGCGGCTGTTCGACGAGACCATCACGTCGCTGCGCTTCACCGTCGACAGCGCGGAGCTGGCGCTCGAGCCGACGCTGAACCTCCTCCAGGACCCGGACGGCCGCGCCCGCGAGAGCGCCGCCGCGGCCCTGGCCGAGACGCTGGGCGCGAACGGGCGCACCTTCGCGCTGATCACCAACACGCTGTCCAAGGACCTGGAGATCTCCAACCGTTGGCGCGGCTTCGCCGACGTGGCCGACTCGCGCCACCTGTCGAACCGCGTCGAGCGCGAGGTGGTGGACGCGCTGGTCGCGGCCGTGCGGGGCGCCTATCCGCGGCTGTCGCACCGCTACTACCGCATGAAGGCGCGCTGGTTCGGCCGCGAGCAGCTGAACCACTGGGACCGCAACGCGCCCCTGCCCGCGGCGGCGCCCGCCATCGTGCCCTGGGCGGAGGCGCGCGACACGGTGCTCGACGCCTACCGGGGCTTCTCGCCGGTGGTGGCCGACATCGCGCGGCGCTTCTTCGACGAGCGGTGGATCGATGCCGAGATCCGGCCCGGCAAGGCGCCCGGCGCCTTCTCGCACCCGACCGTGCCGGCCGTGCACCCCTACGTGCTGATGAACTACGGGGGCCGCCCGCGCGACGTGATGGTGCTGGCGCACGAGCTCGGCCACGGCGTCCACCAGACGCTGGCGGCGCCGCGCGGCGCCCTGATGGCGCAGACGCCGCTGACCCTAGCCGAGACCGCCTCGGTGTTCGGCGAGATGCTGACGTTCCGGGCCATGGTGGCGCGCGCGAGCACGCCGGCGGCGCGCTTCGCGCTGCTGGCCGCCAAGGTCGAGGACATGCTCAACACGGTGGTCCGGCAGATCGCCTTCTACTCCTTCGAGCGCAGGCTGCACGAGGAGCGCATCGCGGGCGAGCTGACGGCGGCGCGGATCGGCGAGCTGTGGATGAGCGTGCAGGCCGAGAGCCTGGGTCCGGCGATCCGGCTCGGGCCGGGCTACGACACGTTCTGGAGCTACGTGCCGCATTTCGTGCACTCGCCCTTCTACGTCTACGCCTACGCGTTCGGGGACTGCCTGGTGAACTCGCTCTACGGCGTGTTCAGCGCGTCGCCGGAGGGCTTTGCCGAGCGCTATCTCGCGCTGCTGGCCGCGGGTGGCACCAAGCACCATTCGGAGCTGCTGAAGCCCTTCGGCCTCGACGCGCACGACCCCGGCTTCTGGAGCATCGGCCTCGGCGTCATCGAAGGGCTGATCGACGAGCTGGAGAGGCTGCCGGCGCCGTGA